In Verrucomicrobiales bacterium, a single genomic region encodes these proteins:
- a CDS encoding DUF1553 domain-containing protein, whose product MRSLAQRTSSIECLTAGACLVLCLVQVVAGSQGPDPDTSWSFRNDVQPVLAKAGCSAGACHGAAAGQGGFRLSLRGYDDEGDHASITRSALGRRIDSHHPALSLLLLKPTGAVPHKGGERFTTNSLEYRILSEWIAAGAPAPQAADPRIEKLDILPNRIVLQPGMQQQFSVKAHFSDGTARDVTQWVKYTDANSAVTSVSESGSAKIQGFGEGAITAWYLSRLAIARVIVPYTNNLSSLSLAQARKRNFIDEQVALKLNELNLPPSPRCSDAEFVRRAHLDTIGVLPTPSFVRSFLEDKDPDKRDRLIETLLRRPEFTDYWTYKWSDLLLVSSERLRPDAMWSYHHWIRTSVAANKPWDQMVRDIVTASGSTLENGAANFFALHQDPTGMAETVTQAFLGMSVNCAKCHNHPMEKWTNDEYFGFANLFARVRTKNGEGDGAKIIFAAPSGDINQPLRGRPQPPKPLDGEAVPLDSAIDRRQVVANWLTSPKNPYFTRSIVNRVWANFMGVGLVEKVDDLRITNPASNEDLLSALADHLSERRYDLKALMRAILQSETYQRSSEPLKENSSDTRFYARYYPRRLAGEVLLDAFSQVTGVPTVFQIDLRNANQGLGQQYPVGIRALQLPDTRVFSYFLKTFGRPDREKTCECERSAEPNMAQVLHIANGDTVNQKLTAPGNVLTKWLDHKFPPEKLIEELYLTAVSRFPTPRETEQLSRVLSSTQPEERRQALEDLCWAVLSSKEFLFNH is encoded by the coding sequence ATGCGCTCGCTTGCTCAACGAACCTCCTCGATAGAATGCCTGACCGCGGGTGCCTGCCTCGTACTCTGCCTCGTCCAGGTCGTCGCCGGCTCTCAAGGTCCGGATCCTGACACGAGCTGGAGCTTTCGTAATGACGTCCAGCCTGTTCTAGCCAAGGCCGGATGCAGCGCGGGAGCCTGCCACGGAGCCGCGGCCGGCCAGGGAGGATTTCGCCTCTCTCTGCGCGGCTACGACGATGAAGGTGACCACGCCTCGATCACCCGAAGCGCCTTGGGACGGAGGATTGACTCGCACCATCCCGCCTTGAGCCTCCTCCTGCTCAAGCCGACGGGTGCCGTCCCCCATAAAGGTGGAGAACGTTTCACCACCAACTCACTGGAATACCGAATTCTTTCTGAATGGATCGCAGCCGGAGCGCCTGCCCCCCAAGCAGCGGACCCGCGAATCGAGAAATTGGATATCCTTCCAAACCGGATCGTTCTCCAACCGGGAATGCAGCAGCAGTTCTCCGTGAAGGCCCATTTCTCGGATGGCACCGCTCGGGATGTCACACAGTGGGTGAAGTACACGGACGCCAATTCCGCCGTCACCAGCGTCAGTGAGTCGGGTTCGGCTAAGATTCAAGGCTTTGGCGAAGGAGCCATCACTGCCTGGTATTTAAGCCGCCTGGCGATCGCGCGCGTCATTGTGCCGTATACCAACAACCTCTCCTCGCTTAGCTTGGCTCAAGCGAGGAAGCGAAACTTCATCGACGAACAGGTGGCACTAAAGCTGAACGAGCTCAACCTGCCCCCCTCCCCTCGCTGTTCCGACGCTGAGTTTGTGCGTCGCGCCCACCTCGATACGATCGGGGTGCTCCCCACACCCTCGTTCGTGCGTTCCTTTCTGGAAGACAAAGATCCAGATAAACGAGATCGCCTGATCGAGACGCTCCTGCGTCGGCCGGAATTTACCGATTACTGGACCTACAAATGGAGCGACCTTCTCCTCGTCAGTAGCGAGCGCCTGCGTCCCGATGCCATGTGGAGCTACCACCACTGGATCCGCACCAGCGTTGCCGCCAACAAGCCCTGGGATCAGATGGTTCGCGACATCGTCACCGCGAGCGGAAGCACCCTAGAGAATGGTGCGGCCAACTTCTTCGCTCTTCACCAAGATCCAACCGGAATGGCGGAGACCGTCACCCAAGCCTTCCTCGGAATGTCCGTGAATTGTGCCAAGTGCCACAACCACCCGATGGAGAAATGGACCAACGATGAATACTTCGGCTTCGCCAATCTGTTCGCCCGCGTTCGAACGAAGAATGGGGAAGGTGACGGCGCTAAGATCATCTTCGCAGCCCCCTCGGGCGACATCAACCAGCCCTTACGAGGCCGGCCCCAGCCTCCGAAGCCTCTCGATGGAGAGGCCGTGCCTCTGGACTCGGCGATTGATCGTCGTCAAGTTGTGGCGAACTGGTTAACCTCGCCGAAGAACCCCTACTTTACCCGCAGCATCGTGAATCGAGTGTGGGCGAATTTCATGGGAGTGGGCTTGGTAGAAAAGGTCGACGATTTACGAATCACGAATCCAGCGAGCAACGAGGATCTGCTCAGCGCCTTGGCTGATCACCTGTCGGAGCGTCGTTACGATCTCAAGGCTCTGATGCGGGCCATCCTTCAAAGCGAGACATACCAACGGTCCAGCGAACCGCTGAAGGAGAATTCCAGCGATACTCGATTCTACGCTCGTTACTATCCCCGGAGGCTGGCCGGGGAAGTTCTTCTGGATGCCTTTTCCCAGGTCACGGGGGTGCCTACGGTGTTTCAAATTGACTTACGGAACGCCAACCAAGGGCTTGGGCAGCAATACCCTGTGGGTATCCGCGCCCTGCAGCTGCCAGATACCCGAGTGTTCTCCTACTTCCTGAAAACCTTCGGGCGCCCAGATCGAGAGAAAACCTGTGAGTGTGAGCGCAGTGCCGAACCGAACATGGCTCAAGTTCTCCACATCGCCAACGGAGATACGGTCAACCAAAAGCTCACCGCTCCCGGCAATGTCCTGACCAAATGGCTCGATCATAAGTTTCCTCCAGAGAAGCTGATCGAGGAGCTCTACCTCACGGCCGTTTCCCGATTCCCCACTCCACGAGAAACAGAACAACTATCAAGGGTGCTCTCCTCCACCCAACCGGAGGAGCGAAGGCAGGCACTTGAGGACCTCTGCTGGGCAGTGCTGAGCAGTAAGGAATTTCTCTTCAATCACTGA
- a CDS encoding DUF1501 domain-containing protein produces the protein MLKLTGQGSITTCDGISRRDFLQVGTLGALGFNLANLSAAEAVLKDAPKRGDKACILIFNLGAPSQLDTFDMKPDAPREIRGPFKPIRTNVPDIDVSEIFPLHAKLADKFSLVRSCYHTAAAVHDTGHQMMQTGRLFAGGINSPHAGSALSYLKGRRSELPANVILPEPMGPTGGNMPHGQDAGFLGKAHDPFVLDADPSKKDFKVPDLLPPREIGEARLQRRRELRQVVEDSIRTFESSEAAKLMDANFADAYRLMTSSTAREAFDLSQEPLKVRERYGMTRFGQCCLLARRLVERGVRFVTVNTFITVFDEITWDIHGSKPFTSIAGMKEIVAPMYDQGYSALLEDLFQRGMLDSTLVTCLAEFGRTPRINPTGGRDHWPQCWTVSFAGGGVKGGRVVGKSDEIGAYPVERPVQPKEVVATIYHSLGLDLDTHLPGPSGRPFPLVDFGTQPIRELF, from the coding sequence ATGCTAAAGCTTACCGGTCAGGGCTCAATCACCACCTGCGACGGTATCTCGCGTCGCGACTTCCTCCAGGTCGGCACCCTCGGTGCCCTCGGCTTCAACTTGGCCAACCTCAGCGCCGCCGAGGCGGTTCTCAAGGACGCCCCTAAGCGCGGGGATAAGGCGTGCATTCTGATCTTCAACCTGGGTGCACCCAGCCAACTCGATACCTTCGACATGAAGCCGGACGCGCCTCGAGAAATTCGAGGGCCTTTCAAACCGATCCGCACCAATGTCCCTGATATCGACGTATCGGAGATTTTTCCCCTGCACGCCAAGCTGGCCGACAAGTTCTCCCTGGTTAGATCCTGCTATCACACCGCAGCAGCCGTCCATGACACCGGTCACCAGATGATGCAAACCGGCCGTCTGTTCGCCGGCGGCATCAACTCCCCCCATGCCGGCTCCGCCTTGAGCTACCTGAAGGGCCGGAGGAGTGAACTGCCGGCCAATGTCATCCTCCCCGAGCCAATGGGCCCCACCGGCGGAAACATGCCCCATGGCCAGGATGCTGGCTTCCTAGGCAAAGCCCACGACCCCTTTGTGTTAGATGCGGACCCCTCCAAGAAGGACTTCAAGGTGCCCGATTTACTGCCGCCTCGCGAGATCGGTGAGGCACGTCTGCAACGCCGACGCGAGCTGCGCCAGGTCGTGGAGGATAGCATTCGCACGTTCGAATCCAGCGAGGCTGCCAAACTGATGGATGCCAACTTCGCCGATGCATATCGCCTCATGACTAGCAGCACGGCACGCGAGGCTTTCGATCTCTCCCAAGAACCGCTCAAAGTCCGAGAGCGCTACGGCATGACGCGATTCGGCCAATGCTGCCTGCTGGCGCGCCGACTCGTGGAACGCGGCGTCCGGTTCGTCACCGTCAACACGTTCATCACCGTCTTCGATGAAATCACCTGGGATATCCACGGCTCGAAACCGTTTACCTCGATCGCGGGAATGAAAGAAATCGTGGCCCCGATGTATGACCAGGGCTACAGCGCCCTGCTGGAGGATCTCTTCCAACGCGGGATGCTCGATTCTACCCTGGTGACGTGCCTGGCGGAGTTCGGTCGCACTCCACGCATCAACCCCACGGGCGGGCGTGATCACTGGCCCCAATGCTGGACCGTTAGCTTTGCAGGCGGCGGTGTCAAAGGCGGCCGCGTGGTTGGGAAAAGCGATGAGATCGGGGCGTATCCGGTAGAGCGTCCAGTTCAGCCAAAGGAAGTTGTCGCCACCATCTACCACAGCCTGGGTCTCGACCTGGACACGCACTTGCCCGGACCGTCTGGACGTCCCTTCCCGCTGGTTGACTTCGGGACTCAGCCCATCCGCGAGCTCTTCTAG
- a CDS encoding SEL1-like repeat protein: MTSRLSHLARYRLVAAAWLWLAGLSSLWAAEGDAASPAGSDAPPARMTYEAIYKLASEAGYADAQNYVADCFFYGIEGQKQDFEQAVIWYRRAAVRGLAVAQFNLGVLYEAGRGVATNYLKAREWFERSANQGYADAQSALGLLHFFGRGTATNHQVALDWFGRAAQQNQAEAAYYLALMHRDGLGCPPDLRLAESWMERSATNRHALAQLGLGELLADHSAFSPRKPEAAQWFFRAATQEVARAQYRFAQTLENAAPSGSNRLEAVRWYRKAAEQNFTRAQTRLADLLEQDDSKATNLVEALFWYRVAADSGDPEAESGLGEMYWRGRGVAVNPYEAVVWFQKAAERGHPAACYQLGRALLSGTGVGKNPGAAQKWFSRGAEKGNSDCLFELSQLHWQGLAVSRDPAQALILARKAADQGHREAAYFLGMAAEEGKTVPLDLSEALQYFRSAAERGHAGAQARLGRMLALGIGGMINLPEASRWLAESARQTNFMGCFEWARLLRQGTGVARDPVAAARLLEIAARGGYIPAQTLLGVMRQGGEAGAADPEIAVVWWQRAAEAGDAEAAFLLARAYLEGTGVEQSETTGINWLRQASEGGDSSARKLLAQMNLEGPAHSQSKREAYKWLSLAAESGDVEAKAKLAELDRTFSAQDLVKAQQFLAEYKALRDLLH; the protein is encoded by the coding sequence ATGACTTCTCGTCTATCCCATCTGGCTCGATACCGTCTGGTGGCAGCGGCCTGGCTGTGGCTGGCTGGGTTGTCTTCCCTCTGGGCGGCCGAGGGCGATGCTGCTTCGCCGGCCGGTTCCGACGCTCCGCCGGCGCGAATGACCTATGAGGCGATCTACAAGTTGGCGAGTGAGGCGGGCTACGCCGATGCCCAGAACTACGTCGCTGACTGCTTCTTCTACGGGATTGAAGGTCAAAAGCAGGATTTCGAACAGGCCGTGATTTGGTATCGGCGTGCGGCGGTTCGTGGGCTGGCGGTGGCACAGTTCAACCTGGGTGTTCTTTATGAAGCTGGGCGCGGTGTGGCCACCAACTATCTCAAGGCAAGGGAATGGTTTGAAAGGTCGGCGAACCAGGGCTATGCCGACGCTCAGAGTGCGCTGGGCCTGCTACACTTTTTCGGGCGCGGCACCGCCACCAATCACCAGGTAGCATTGGATTGGTTTGGCAGGGCTGCTCAACAGAACCAGGCTGAAGCTGCCTACTATCTGGCTCTGATGCATCGAGACGGTCTGGGTTGCCCCCCGGACTTGCGGCTGGCTGAAAGCTGGATGGAGAGGTCTGCGACCAACCGCCATGCTTTGGCGCAGCTTGGTTTGGGCGAGCTGTTAGCGGACCATTCAGCTTTCTCACCTCGCAAGCCTGAGGCTGCTCAGTGGTTCTTTCGCGCCGCTACTCAGGAGGTAGCTCGCGCTCAGTACCGATTTGCCCAGACTCTGGAGAATGCCGCACCGAGCGGATCCAACCGGCTGGAGGCGGTACGCTGGTATCGGAAAGCCGCGGAGCAGAACTTCACTCGTGCGCAGACGCGATTGGCGGATCTTCTGGAACAGGATGACTCGAAGGCTACCAACCTCGTGGAGGCTCTTTTCTGGTATCGGGTGGCGGCAGATTCCGGAGATCCCGAAGCCGAATCCGGTCTGGGTGAGATGTATTGGCGCGGACGAGGGGTGGCGGTGAATCCCTATGAGGCGGTGGTTTGGTTTCAGAAGGCGGCGGAACGGGGTCACCCGGCCGCCTGTTACCAATTGGGAAGAGCGCTGCTGTCGGGAACCGGAGTGGGGAAAAACCCCGGTGCCGCCCAAAAATGGTTCTCACGCGGTGCCGAGAAGGGTAACAGCGACTGTCTATTCGAGCTGAGCCAACTGCATTGGCAGGGCTTGGCTGTCTCTCGCGACCCAGCCCAGGCGCTCATCTTGGCGCGCAAGGCGGCGGATCAGGGGCATCGAGAAGCTGCGTACTTCCTTGGAATGGCTGCGGAGGAAGGCAAGACGGTGCCATTGGACTTGAGCGAAGCGTTGCAATATTTCCGCAGTGCAGCGGAACGAGGCCATGCTGGCGCTCAGGCGCGACTGGGGCGGATGCTGGCACTGGGGATCGGGGGGATGATCAATCTTCCCGAAGCCTCGCGCTGGTTGGCGGAATCCGCACGTCAAACCAACTTCATGGGATGTTTCGAATGGGCGCGCCTCCTCCGGCAGGGCACTGGGGTCGCACGGGATCCGGTGGCAGCTGCGCGTCTGTTGGAGATCGCGGCGCGGGGAGGCTACATCCCTGCTCAAACCCTTCTGGGTGTGATGCGGCAGGGAGGCGAGGCCGGGGCTGCCGATCCCGAGATCGCCGTGGTTTGGTGGCAGCGCGCGGCTGAGGCAGGGGATGCCGAGGCGGCATTTCTATTGGCGCGAGCGTATCTGGAAGGCACCGGGGTTGAGCAGAGTGAAACGACGGGAATCAATTGGCTGCGGCAGGCCTCCGAGGGTGGAGACTCCTCGGCTAGGAAACTTTTGGCCCAAATGAATCTCGAGGGGCCTGCTCATTCGCAGTCCAAACGGGAGGCCTACAAGTGGCTTTCGTTGGCAGCCGAGTCTGGAGATGTGGAAGCCAAGGCTAAGCTGGCGGAATTGGATCGCACTTTCTCCGCTCAAGACCTGGTGAAAGCCCAGCAGTTCTTGGCGGAGTATAAGGCGTTACGGGATCTGCTTCACTGA
- a CDS encoding biopolymer transporter ExbD — translation MKKYSQSNHHTLNELNITPLLDLAFVLLVIFIITTTPAVNDLNIALPDATSRPKDAPPSVNYVTVDNAGKIFLNTAEMTEDSLLKTLVEFRKADPDLNIVVRGDAKVQYQKIVGVLDILVSANVNKVGLATEAGAGK, via the coding sequence ATGAAAAAGTATTCGCAGAGCAACCACCATACGCTCAACGAGCTGAACATCACGCCTCTGCTCGACTTGGCCTTCGTGCTGCTGGTGATCTTCATCATCACCACGACACCCGCCGTGAATGATTTGAACATCGCGCTTCCCGATGCCACCAGTCGTCCCAAGGACGCTCCGCCGAGCGTCAACTATGTGACGGTGGACAACGCGGGAAAGATCTTTCTGAACACTGCAGAGATGACTGAGGATTCCTTGCTGAAGACCCTGGTGGAATTCCGCAAGGCGGATCCCGACCTGAACATCGTGGTTCGGGGCGACGCGAAGGTCCAATACCAGAAGATCGTTGGGGTGTTGGATATTCTGGTTTCTGCGAACGTCAACAAGGTCGGCTTGGCCACGGAAGCGGGTGCTGGAAAATGA
- a CDS encoding transposase produces MRQGRLKVPPSHSVGYYHCMSRVVDLQFIFTEDEKDRLHTIMRDAEAFCGVRILTFGFMDNHFHILVEVPRRPEVLPTAEELIATLKKLKHPPNVKRIELRIANYRRHHDQAAEDAFLARYWARMWDVSQFMKEVKQRYTQGYNQRHGRKGTLWEERFKSVVVEGDDLALMLAGAYIDLNPVRARKVLDPKEYRWSGYGRAVGGDRRAREGIRRLVESWGRRTGLSEEEAMGEYRMALYRTGDEQRESLDETGRAVRGVIKHEAVLEVLRNHGKLDMVDYVTCRVRYLSDGAILGSRRFMKELTEGNSARLGVRVKNREPQRVEGLKEELYSLRRLRSQIFG; encoded by the coding sequence ATGCGCCAAGGACGCCTAAAGGTCCCCCCGAGCCATAGCGTGGGATACTACCATTGCATGTCGCGAGTCGTGGACCTTCAATTCATATTCACGGAGGACGAGAAGGATCGACTCCACACGATCATGCGTGATGCAGAGGCATTCTGTGGAGTCAGGATCCTGACTTTCGGTTTCATGGACAACCACTTCCACATTTTGGTGGAAGTGCCCCGACGGCCTGAAGTTCTGCCCACGGCCGAGGAACTGATCGCAACACTCAAGAAGTTGAAGCATCCGCCTAACGTCAAGCGGATCGAACTGAGAATAGCCAACTATCGCCGGCATCACGACCAGGCAGCCGAGGACGCATTCTTGGCGCGTTATTGGGCGAGGATGTGGGATGTGAGCCAGTTCATGAAGGAGGTGAAGCAAAGGTATACTCAGGGTTACAACCAGCGGCATGGGCGCAAGGGGACGCTCTGGGAGGAGCGCTTTAAGAGTGTGGTGGTGGAGGGGGATGATCTGGCATTGATGTTGGCTGGTGCATACATCGACCTGAATCCGGTGAGGGCCCGGAAGGTATTGGATCCAAAAGAGTATCGTTGGAGTGGGTATGGAAGAGCGGTGGGAGGGGATCGTCGAGCGAGGGAAGGGATCCGCAGGCTGGTGGAATCGTGGGGCCGGAGAACGGGGTTGAGTGAGGAGGAGGCAATGGGAGAATATCGGATGGCGCTGTATCGGACAGGGGACGAACAGAGAGAATCGTTAGACGAAACGGGGCGAGCGGTGCGAGGGGTAATCAAGCATGAGGCGGTGTTGGAGGTGTTGAGGAACCATGGCAAGCTGGACATGGTGGACTATGTGACGTGTCGGGTGAGGTATCTGAGCGACGGAGCAATCCTTGGCAGTCGACGGTTTATGAAGGAACTGACGGAGGGGAACAGTGCTCGATTGGGGGTTCGGGTGAAGAACCGAGAACCCCAGCGGGTGGAGGGATTGAAGGAGGAGTTGTATTCGTTGCGCCGATTGCGGAGCCAGATCTTTGGGTAA
- a CDS encoding TonB-dependent receptor yields MPRKKTDQTRSSLTIAAVLHAILIGAVVFWAYKTGNLEKAAQMLGIIPQQRKAETPPPQTAKPPSTQQTPQAQLPPIASSSRPSTGTRRAVAGDAPASAGGGSFFQDTRVQTTGPSTAATAPPPAPAPPPPPQVKAPPRVELLPPRATGAGSVVKLDRERLTAKRVQDSIGAEQMSRGVGSSAGDAVAKVTGTTVVDGKFVVVRGLSDRYTSTTLNGGDIPSADPYRKSVQLDLVPANMVESIVVTKTFTPDQPGGFTGGAINILTKSFPEKRMMSFTAGTGYNSQTTGKDYLSSVGGQDWTAMDDGSRALSENLTGVKPSDLSGPSTSGVVRNNKETADRIQFVLQQLGPAQFAGVKKTAPPNQSYAFSMGDTVNVFTKPLGYFVGVNYKRDYNTYSDGLLRRYTADFNRPEIRRDLKEERGTEETAWGSVVNLAYKPHPDHEVGFTFVYNQVGEDTARHLEGYNVDNNPDVLVQDQLFYTERNLNTYQFKGKHELPQVRDMKIEWLVSLSNTSQDEPDARFFHYTKSTNAIPSYQLGFSGTDPIRPSRYFRQLEENNLNWKLDDTLPFRLRNGQEGEIKFGLLQSFSDRTFAERTFAYAGDSGFGTSGDPNRYLTADVLTYIITRQGRNTNYNFQRFFDNVTIGNNRYVGNQEVGAQYGMVELPLTRTVKILGGARMETTDLDVTAFNPNQGSTNGTIQANDLLPGAGLVINLRSNMNLRFNFGRTIARPTYREFAPVTIYDIPTDTLVEGNPRLERSQIDNYDVRWEWFPRAGEVLSLSAFYKDISKPIERFSSDLTDGTVSYVNFPSAKVYGLELEARKALDFLDPILSPFSAGMNLSLIGSEVPLDAATMRNKKRFGYTGGSKRSLYDQSPYVLNADITYHNPSVGTTATIQTSMAGKRIFVATGAGEDVYEHPPMGLDFVVTQRLTRNLKLKFTARNLLDLPYRRSYGEDATQYSYSSYRRGRLFSLSLTCDL; encoded by the coding sequence ATGCCCAGGAAAAAAACCGATCAAACCCGATCCAGCCTCACTATCGCGGCGGTGTTGCATGCGATTCTCATCGGGGCGGTGGTGTTCTGGGCCTACAAGACTGGCAATCTGGAGAAGGCTGCCCAGATGCTGGGAATCATCCCCCAGCAGCGTAAGGCTGAAACGCCGCCCCCGCAGACCGCCAAGCCACCCTCCACCCAGCAGACTCCACAGGCTCAGTTGCCGCCGATCGCGTCCTCATCGCGTCCTTCCACCGGCACTCGTCGGGCAGTGGCGGGTGATGCGCCGGCGTCGGCAGGCGGAGGAAGCTTTTTTCAGGACACCCGCGTTCAGACCACGGGGCCGAGCACTGCTGCGACGGCCCCACCGCCGGCACCGGCGCCCCCACCCCCTCCGCAGGTCAAGGCGCCGCCGCGAGTGGAGCTGTTGCCTCCACGCGCCACGGGTGCCGGGTCGGTCGTGAAGCTGGATCGGGAGCGGTTGACGGCCAAGCGTGTGCAGGATTCGATCGGTGCTGAGCAGATGTCCCGTGGCGTCGGGTCGAGCGCTGGCGACGCGGTTGCCAAGGTGACGGGCACCACGGTTGTGGACGGAAAATTTGTCGTCGTTCGGGGTTTGAGCGATCGATACACCTCCACCACCCTCAACGGGGGCGACATTCCGAGCGCGGATCCTTATCGCAAGTCGGTTCAGCTGGATCTGGTTCCGGCCAACATGGTGGAGAGCATCGTTGTGACGAAGACGTTCACGCCGGATCAACCGGGCGGATTCACGGGTGGTGCGATTAACATTCTGACCAAGAGCTTTCCGGAGAAGCGCATGATGTCGTTCACCGCTGGCACAGGTTACAATTCCCAGACGACGGGAAAGGACTACTTGAGTTCAGTAGGGGGGCAGGATTGGACCGCGATGGACGATGGATCACGTGCGCTTTCGGAGAACTTGACCGGGGTGAAGCCTTCGGATCTTTCCGGACCCTCCACCTCGGGCGTGGTGCGCAACAACAAGGAAACCGCGGACAGGATTCAGTTCGTGCTCCAGCAGCTTGGGCCAGCGCAGTTTGCGGGGGTCAAGAAGACGGCGCCGCCCAATCAGAGTTATGCTTTCTCCATGGGCGATACGGTCAACGTGTTCACCAAGCCCCTTGGCTACTTTGTCGGAGTGAATTACAAGCGAGACTACAACACTTACAGTGATGGCCTGTTGCGGCGCTACACTGCCGACTTTAACCGGCCGGAGATTCGTCGGGATCTCAAGGAGGAGCGCGGCACGGAGGAGACGGCCTGGGGCTCCGTAGTGAACCTCGCCTACAAGCCCCATCCGGATCACGAAGTTGGCTTCACCTTCGTCTACAACCAGGTGGGAGAGGATACCGCCCGTCACCTTGAGGGTTACAACGTCGACAACAACCCCGATGTGCTGGTCCAGGATCAGCTCTTTTATACCGAGAGGAATCTGAATACCTATCAGTTCAAGGGGAAACATGAGCTGCCCCAGGTCCGGGATATGAAAATTGAGTGGCTGGTGTCTTTGTCGAACACTTCGCAGGATGAGCCTGACGCCCGTTTCTTTCACTACACCAAGAGCACCAATGCCATTCCTTCGTATCAGCTTGGCTTCTCCGGAACGGACCCGATCCGGCCGAGCCGTTACTTCCGGCAGTTGGAGGAGAACAACCTAAACTGGAAGCTGGACGATACGCTGCCCTTTCGCCTGCGCAATGGCCAGGAAGGTGAAATCAAATTCGGGCTGCTGCAGAGCTTTTCGGATCGAACGTTTGCGGAACGAACGTTTGCATATGCTGGCGATTCAGGCTTTGGGACGAGCGGGGATCCGAACCGCTACCTGACGGCCGACGTGCTGACCTACATCATCACTCGGCAGGGTCGGAACACCAATTACAACTTCCAACGTTTTTTTGACAACGTGACCATCGGTAACAACCGCTATGTAGGCAATCAGGAGGTTGGGGCGCAGTATGGAATGGTGGAGTTGCCACTGACTCGAACGGTGAAGATTCTGGGGGGCGCGCGAATGGAAACAACGGACCTCGATGTCACGGCATTCAACCCGAATCAGGGGTCCACCAATGGCACCATTCAGGCCAACGATCTGCTTCCTGGTGCGGGTCTGGTCATCAATTTGCGCTCGAATATGAATCTGCGCTTCAACTTCGGCCGCACCATCGCGCGGCCTACCTACCGCGAGTTCGCACCCGTGACCATTTACGATATCCCTACGGACACGTTGGTGGAGGGTAACCCCCGGCTTGAGCGCAGCCAGATTGACAATTACGACGTGAGATGGGAGTGGTTTCCGAGAGCGGGCGAAGTGCTCTCACTCAGCGCCTTCTACAAGGACATCAGCAAGCCCATCGAGCGATTTTCATCGGACCTGACCGATGGCACGGTGTCCTACGTCAATTTTCCTTCGGCCAAGGTTTATGGGTTGGAGCTGGAAGCTCGCAAAGCGCTGGACTTCCTGGATCCCATTCTGAGTCCTTTCAGTGCGGGCATGAACCTATCGTTGATCGGCTCTGAGGTCCCGTTGGACGCTGCGACGATGCGCAACAAGAAGCGGTTTGGCTACACCGGCGGCAGCAAGCGCTCCCTCTACGATCAATCTCCTTATGTGTTGAATGCCGACATCACCTACCACAACCCGAGCGTGGGCACCACCGCCACCATTCAGACCAGCATGGCTGGAAAGCGCATCTTTGTGGCTACCGGCGCCGGTGAGGATGTCTACGAACATCCCCCGATGGGACTTGATTTCGTAGTCACGCAGCGTCTCACCCGAAACTTGAAGCTAAAGTTTACCGCGCGGAACCTTTTAGATCTGCCCTATCGCCGATCCTACGGGGAGGATGCGACTCAGTATTCCTATTCCAGCTATCGGCGAGGGAGGCTGTTTTCCCTTTCTCTGACCTGTGATCTGTGA
- a CDS encoding MotA/TolQ/ExbB proton channel family protein: MTYLLDGPGLAPLLGNALTFAFEKATVEGKITITLLVVVSLFSWTVIITKGRQIFRALKMGKRFFAAYRSTRDPLDLFRKKEDFDGAPAFDVYYTGCEELEYHLKNNPVTIKGETRVSNASFESVKVSMERAVSSQGMSLEKGMIILSTAVAGGPFIGLLGTVWGVMETFSGVAIAKAASLTAMAPGVAGALIATVVGLFVAIPAMFAYNYMVTTIRAITQELDNFATEFVTAVEHKYVDNRPIADEIADALRAFQKETSTSAAASPTQS; encoded by the coding sequence ATGACCTACCTCTTAGATGGCCCTGGGTTGGCGCCGCTGCTGGGCAACGCGCTGACATTCGCGTTCGAGAAGGCGACCGTGGAAGGCAAGATTACCATCACGCTGCTGGTGGTGGTTTCGCTCTTTAGCTGGACGGTGATCATCACGAAAGGGCGGCAGATATTTCGGGCGTTGAAGATGGGGAAGCGTTTCTTCGCGGCCTATCGTTCGACCCGTGATCCCTTGGATCTGTTTCGAAAGAAGGAGGATTTCGATGGGGCTCCGGCTTTTGATGTGTACTACACCGGCTGCGAGGAACTGGAGTATCACCTGAAGAATAATCCGGTGACGATCAAGGGCGAGACCCGAGTCAGCAATGCCTCCTTTGAATCCGTCAAAGTGTCTATGGAGCGTGCGGTTAGCAGCCAGGGTATGAGTTTGGAGAAGGGGATGATCATTCTCTCGACCGCTGTGGCAGGAGGCCCGTTCATCGGATTGCTAGGAACGGTGTGGGGGGTCATGGAGACCTTCTCTGGGGTGGCGATCGCAAAGGCGGCTAGTCTGACGGCCATGGCTCCTGGAGTCGCGGGCGCGCTGATCGCCACAGTCGTGGGTCTTTTCGTCGCGATCCCGGCCATGTTTGCCTACAACTACATGGTTACCACGATTCGAGCCATCACCCAGGAGCTGGACAACTTCGCCACCGAATTCGTTACCGCGGTCGAGCACAAGTATGTCGACAATCGGCCCATCGCCGACGAGATCGCGGATGCCTTACGAGCCTTCCAGAAGGAAACCTCGACGTCCGCGGCCGCCTCCCCGACCCAGAGCTAA